In Salmo trutta unplaced genomic scaffold, fSalTru1.1, whole genome shotgun sequence, a single genomic region encodes these proteins:
- the LOC115188438 gene encoding periphilin-1-like isoform X1, translating into MAYRRDRNIRDVYEERFLPDRPAPYPRSAGAGPVERRPAGFGRPDEEYNRGFEYDGPRFYPNGGPRGYHGEDQRGYLGDSLHFPNERRGVPPSRRPEEPYPYPSRPPPREDPHTTRQMEFRSSGRAAPPLPSVRAQGMYPAPRSLSAVVPEGGDDTLMQAILNLDRGRKGPLPPLRTDVPPSPHSRSGSTVSSKSYSPDRGKGLPQPAQQKNKDRPPGHSQDGSPQSTASTKEEAHILEWDREEGLPPIDETPKSQDDFQERRAQAIGAKAREIEKVYRQDCETFGMVVKMLVAKDASLEKQLQIPLRENLGEIRERCLDDLKHFISDLDQVIEVVRQPEPSI; encoded by the exons A TGGCTTACAGGAGAGACCGAAACATAAGGGATGTCTATGAGGAACGCTTCCTACCAGACAGACCG GCCCCATATCCCAGATCAGCTGGAGCAGGGCCTGTAGAGAGGAGGCCGGCTGGTTTCGGAAGGCCAGACGAGGAGTACAATCGAGGGTTTGAGTACGACGGGCCTCGCTTTTATCCAAATGGAGGCCCTCGAGGTTACCATGGCGAGGATCAAAGAGGCTACCTTGGCGACAGCCTTCATTTTCCTAACGAGCGCAGAGGTGTTCCACCTTCCCGGAGA CCGGAGGAGCCGTACCCCTACCCCTCTAGACCACCTCCTAGAGAGGACCCCCACACAACACGCCAGATGGAATTCAG AAGCAGTGGCCGTGCAGCACCTCCTCTCCCCAGCGTCAGGGCTCAGGGGATGTACCCTGCACCCCGCTCCCTGTCTGCTGTGGTCCCAGAGGGGGGAGATGACACCCTGATGCAGGCCATCCTCAACCtggacagagg AAGGAAAGGTCCCTTGCCTCCCCTGAGAACAGacgtccccccctccccccacagccGGTCCGGCTCCACCGTCAGTAGCAAGAGCTACTCTCCTGACAGAGGCAAGGGTCTCCCCCAACCCGCCCAGCAGAAAA aCAAAGACAGGCCCCCTGGTCATTCTCAGGACGGGTCACCTCAGAGCACAGCGTCCACTAAG gAGGAGGCTCATATCCTAGAGTGGGACCGTGAGGAGGGCCTGCCCCCCATCGATGAGACCCCCAAGAGCCAGGATGACTTCCAGGAGCGCCGAGCGCAGGCCATCGGAGCCAAGGCCCGGGAAATAGAGAAG GTGTACCGGCAGGACTGTGAGACGTTTGGCATGGTAGTGAAGATGCTGGTTGCTAAGGACGCCAGTCTGGAGAAGCAGCTGCAGATTCCACTCCGAGAGAACCTGGGAGAGATCAGGGAGCGTTGCCTTGACGACCTCAAGCACTTCATCTCCGATCTGGATCAGGTGATTGAGGTCGTACGGCAACCGGAACCCTCCATCTGA
- the LOC115188440 gene encoding zinc finger CCHC-type and RNA-binding motif-containing protein 1-like, with protein MSGGLAPSRSTVYVSNLPFSLTNSDLHKLFTKYGKVVKVTIVKDKETRKSKGVAFVLFLDKDSAQSCFRSLNNKQLFGRTVKASIAIDNGRATEFIRRRNYTDKSKCYECGDTGHLSYACPKNLLGEREPPKKKEKKKKKKVEEPDEVEEEESEEEGEDPALDSLSQAIAFQQARLEEEQHRRQQTAFVTEEAGQASTSDDSKKPRIKKSVYFSDEEELSD; from the exons ATGAGTGGTGGTTTGGCTCCCAGTAGAAGCACAGTCTATGTGTCCAACCTGCCCTTCTCTCTAACCAACAGTGATCTACACAAG CTTTTCACCAAATATGGAAAAGTTGTGAA GGTGACAATAGTCAAAGATAAAGAAACACGCAAAAGTAAAGGTGTGGCTTTTGTGCTCTTCCTGGACAAAGATTCTGCACAGAGCTGCTTTAGGTCACTCAACAATAAACAG TTATTTGGAAGAACAGTGAAAGCGAGCATTGCAATCGACAACGGGCGAGCAACTGAATTTATCAGGAGGCGAAACTACACAGACAAGTCCAAATGTTATGAATGTGGG GATACAGGGCACTTAAGCTATGCATGCCCAAAAAACTTGCTTGGTGAACGAGAACCCCCGAAGAAGaaagaaaagaagaagaagaaaaaggttGAAGAGCCTGATGAAGT agaagaggaggaaagtgaggaagaaggagaggaccCTGCTCTTGACAGCTTAAGTCAAGCCATAGCTTTCCAG CAAGCACGACTTGAGGAGGAGCAGCATAGGCGACAGCAGACAGCCTTCGTGACTGAGGAGGCCGGTCAGGCTTCTACATCAGACGACTCCAAGAAACCCAGGATCAAAAAGAGTGTCTACTTCAGTGACGAGGAAGAACTGAGCGACTGA
- the LOC115188438 gene encoding periphilin-1-like isoform X2: protein MAYRRDRNIRDVYEERFLPDRPAPYPRSAGAGPVERRPAGFGRPDEEYNRGFEYDGPRFYPNGGPRGYHGEDQRGYLGDSLHFPNERRGVPPSRRPEEPYPYPSRPPPREDPHTTRQMEFSSGRAAPPLPSVRAQGMYPAPRSLSAVVPEGGDDTLMQAILNLDRGRKGPLPPLRTDVPPSPHSRSGSTVSSKSYSPDRGKGLPQPAQQKNKDRPPGHSQDGSPQSTASTKEEAHILEWDREEGLPPIDETPKSQDDFQERRAQAIGAKAREIEKVYRQDCETFGMVVKMLVAKDASLEKQLQIPLRENLGEIRERCLDDLKHFISDLDQVIEVVRQPEPSI from the exons A TGGCTTACAGGAGAGACCGAAACATAAGGGATGTCTATGAGGAACGCTTCCTACCAGACAGACCG GCCCCATATCCCAGATCAGCTGGAGCAGGGCCTGTAGAGAGGAGGCCGGCTGGTTTCGGAAGGCCAGACGAGGAGTACAATCGAGGGTTTGAGTACGACGGGCCTCGCTTTTATCCAAATGGAGGCCCTCGAGGTTACCATGGCGAGGATCAAAGAGGCTACCTTGGCGACAGCCTTCATTTTCCTAACGAGCGCAGAGGTGTTCCACCTTCCCGGAGA CCGGAGGAGCCGTACCCCTACCCCTCTAGACCACCTCCTAGAGAGGACCCCCACACAACACGCCAGATGGAATTCAG CAGTGGCCGTGCAGCACCTCCTCTCCCCAGCGTCAGGGCTCAGGGGATGTACCCTGCACCCCGCTCCCTGTCTGCTGTGGTCCCAGAGGGGGGAGATGACACCCTGATGCAGGCCATCCTCAACCtggacagagg AAGGAAAGGTCCCTTGCCTCCCCTGAGAACAGacgtccccccctccccccacagccGGTCCGGCTCCACCGTCAGTAGCAAGAGCTACTCTCCTGACAGAGGCAAGGGTCTCCCCCAACCCGCCCAGCAGAAAA aCAAAGACAGGCCCCCTGGTCATTCTCAGGACGGGTCACCTCAGAGCACAGCGTCCACTAAG gAGGAGGCTCATATCCTAGAGTGGGACCGTGAGGAGGGCCTGCCCCCCATCGATGAGACCCCCAAGAGCCAGGATGACTTCCAGGAGCGCCGAGCGCAGGCCATCGGAGCCAAGGCCCGGGAAATAGAGAAG GTGTACCGGCAGGACTGTGAGACGTTTGGCATGGTAGTGAAGATGCTGGTTGCTAAGGACGCCAGTCTGGAGAAGCAGCTGCAGATTCCACTCCGAGAGAACCTGGGAGAGATCAGGGAGCGTTGCCTTGACGACCTCAAGCACTTCATCTCCGATCTGGATCAGGTGATTGAGGTCGTACGGCAACCGGAACCCTCCATCTGA